In Cupriavidus basilensis, the following proteins share a genomic window:
- a CDS encoding LysR family transcriptional regulator, protein MRDFDLTSLRLFVATCENQNIARAAEQSHVVASGVSKRLTQLEDLVGAKLFERGRRGVIPTAAGEALLAHARAMIAAADRAARDLADFGSGIRGHVRLIATVSSMAESLPQDIASFLRIPEHRDIAVTVDEGLSNDIAQALREGTVPLGICWNAAGLEGFQTRPYRSDHLAAVVPVEHPLANADRCTFAQTLAFDHIGMPAQSAIQALLGRQAAILGARMLYRAVVSTFDGALRCVQANLGVCIIPAETVLPIAGAFGAKVIPLDDAWARRSFSLCFRNFEALSPAARLLVAHLSEKSQAEQ, encoded by the coding sequence ATGAGAGACTTTGACCTAACATCGCTGCGCCTATTTGTCGCCACGTGCGAAAACCAGAACATCGCTCGTGCGGCGGAACAATCGCACGTGGTTGCTTCCGGTGTCAGCAAGCGCCTCACTCAGCTAGAGGATCTGGTTGGAGCGAAGCTGTTCGAGCGGGGCCGGCGCGGCGTCATTCCGACGGCTGCGGGCGAGGCGCTGCTAGCCCATGCGCGTGCCATGATTGCTGCAGCGGACCGCGCCGCTCGCGACCTGGCGGACTTCGGAAGCGGCATACGAGGTCACGTACGTTTAATCGCTACGGTGTCATCGATGGCGGAGTCGCTGCCGCAGGACATAGCATCGTTTTTACGGATCCCGGAGCATCGAGACATTGCTGTGACGGTCGATGAGGGATTGAGCAATGACATTGCTCAGGCTCTGCGGGAAGGCACCGTTCCCTTGGGCATATGCTGGAACGCGGCGGGCCTGGAGGGGTTTCAGACAAGACCCTATCGCAGCGATCATCTGGCGGCAGTTGTCCCTGTCGAACACCCCCTCGCAAACGCGGATCGATGCACGTTTGCACAAACGCTCGCGTTCGACCATATAGGCATGCCCGCGCAATCCGCCATTCAGGCATTACTAGGCAGGCAGGCGGCCATTCTTGGCGCAAGGATGCTCTATAGAGCAGTGGTCTCCACGTTCGACGGCGCTCTTCGATGCGTCCAGGCAAACCTCGGGGTCTGCATCATTCCGGCCGAAACGGTACTGCCCATAGCTGGAGCCTTCGGAGCCAAAGTGATTCCCCTTGACGATGCGTGGGCGCGGCGAAGCTTTTCACTTTGCTTCCGCAACTTTGAGGCTCTGTCGCCCGCGGCGCGCCTTCTCGTCGCCCACTTGTCAGAAAAAAGCCAGGCGGAGCAGTAG